From Ictidomys tridecemlineatus isolate mIctTri1 chromosome 2, mIctTri1.hap1, whole genome shotgun sequence, the proteins below share one genomic window:
- the Abcb9 gene encoding ABC-type oligopeptide transporter ABCB9 has protein sequence MRLWKAVVVTLAFMSMDVGVTTAIYAFSHLDRSLLEDIRHFNIFDSVLDLWAACLYRSCLLLGATIGVAKNSALGPRRLRASWVVITLVCLLVGIYAMVKLLLFSEVRRPIRDPWFWALFVWTYVSLAASFLLWWLLSTVRPDAESLESGAATEAEGFHREARPTAEQASGATLQKLLSYTKPDVAFLVAASFFLIMAALGETFLPYYTGRAIDSIVIQKSMDQFSTAVIVVCLLAIGSSFAAGIRGGIFTLIFARLNIRLRNCLFRSLVSQETSFFDENRTGDLISRLTSDTTMVSDLVSQNINIFLRNTVKVTGVVVFMFSLSWQLSLVTFMGFPIIMMVSNIYGKYYKRLSKEVQSALARASNTAEETISAMKTVRSFANEEEEAEVYLRKLQQVYKLNRKEAAAYMYYVWGSGLTLLVVQVSILYYGGHLVISGQMTSGNLIAFIIYEFVLGDCMESVGSVYSGLMQGVGAAEKVFEFIDRQPTMVHDGDLAPDHLEGRVDFENVTFTYRTRPHTQVLQNVSFSLSPGKVTALVGPSGSGKSSCVNILENFYPLQGGRVLLDGKPIGAYDHKYLHRVISLVSQEPVLFARSITDNISYGLPTVPFEMVVEAAQKANAHGFIMELQDGYSTETGEKGAQLSGGQKQRVAMARALVRNPPVLILDEATSALDAESEYLIQQAIHGNLQKHTVLIIAHRLSTVEKAHLIVVLDKGRVVQQGTHQQLLAQGGLYAKLVQRQMLGLEPASDYTAGHKEPLGNGTHKA, from the exons ATGAGGCTATGGAAGGCAGTGGTGGTGACATTGGCCTTCATGAGCATGGACGTCGGTGTGACCACGGCCATCTATGCCTTCAGCCACCTTGACCGCAGCCTGCTGGAGGACATCCGTCACTTCAACATCTTTGACTCGGTGCTGGACCTCTGGGCAGCCTGCCTGTACCGCAGCTGCCTGCTGCTGGGGGCCACCATCGGGGTGGCCAAAAACAGTGCCCTGGGGCCACGGCGGCTGCGGGCCTCGTGGGTTGTCATCACCCTCGTGTGCCTCTTGGTGGGCATCTACGCTATGGTCAAGCTGCTGCTTTTCTCTGAAGTGCGCAGGCCCATCCGGGACCCGTGGTTCTGGGCCCTGTTTGTGTGGACGTACGTCTCGCTGGCCGCCTCCTTCCTGCTCTGGTGGCTGCTGTCCACCGTGAGGCCAGACGCCGAGTCCCTGGAGTCAGGGGCGGCCACCGAGGCTGAGGGCTTCCACAGGGAGGCCCGACCTACAGCCGAGCAGGCATCAGGGGCCACGTTACAGAAGCTGCTGTCCTATACCAAGCCCGATGTGGCCTTCCTTGTGGCTGCCTCCTTCTTCCTCATCATGGCGGCTCTGG GCGAGACCTTCCTGCCCTACTACACAGGCCGCGCCATCGACAGCATCGTCATCCAGAAGAGCATGGACCAGTTCAGCACTGCTGTCATTGTCGTCTGTCTGCTGGCCATCGGCAG CTCATTTGCCGCAGGTATTCGGGGCGGCATTTTCACCCTCATATTTGCCAGACTGAACATTCGCCTCCGGAACTGTCTCTTCCGCTCGCTGGTGTCTCAGGAGACGAGCTTTTTTGACGAGAATCGCACAG GGGACCTCATCTCCCGCCTCACCTCGGACACCACCATGGTCAGCGACCTGGTCTCCCAGAACATCAACATCTTCCTGAGGAACACAGTCAAGGTCACGGGCGTGGTGGTCTTCATGTTCAGCCTCTCGTGGCAGCTCTCCCTGGTCACCTTCATGGGCTTCCCCATCATCATGATGGTGTCCAACATCTATGGCAAGTACTACAAG AGACTTTCCaaggaggtccagagtgccctggcCAGAGCCAGCAACACGGCTGAGGAGACCATCAGCGCCATGAAGACTGTGCGCAGCTTTGCCAACgaggaagaggaggcagaggtGTATTTGCGGAAGCTGCAGCAGGTGTACAAGCTGAACCGGAAGGAGGCGGCTGCCTACATGTACTATGTCTGGGGCAGTGGG CTCACGCTGCTGGTGGTCCAGGTCAGTATTCTCTACTATGGAGGCCACCTCGTCATCTCGGGACAGATGACCAGCGGCAACCTCATCGCCTTCATCATCTACGAGTTCGTCCTGGGGGATTGTATGGAG TCTGTGGGATCTGTCTACAGTGGCCTGATGCAGGGCGTGGGGGCAGCTGAGAAGGTGTTCGAGTTCATTGACCGGCAGCCGACCATGGTGCATGATGGTGACTTGGCCCCCGACCACCTGGAGGGCCGCGTGGACTTTGAGAATGTGACCTTCACCTACCGCACACGGCCCCACACCCAGGTCCTGCAG AATGTCTCCTTCAGCCTGTCCCCAGGCAAAGTGACGGCCCTGGTGGGGCCCTCTGGCAGCGGGAAGAGCTCCTGTGTCAACATCTTGGAGAACTTCTACCCACTACAGGGGGGCCGAGTGCTACTGGACGGCAAGCCCATCGGTGCCTATGACCACAAGTACCTGCACCGTGTG ATCTCCCTGGTGAGCCAGGAACCCGTGCTCTTTGCCCGTTCCATCACAGACAACATCTCCTACGGCTTACCCACGGTGCCCTTTGAGATGGTGGTGGAGGCCGCACAGAAGGCCAATGCCCACGGCTTCATCATGGAGCTCCAGGATGGCTACAGCACAG AGACGGGGGAGAAGGGTGCCCAGCTGTCAGGTGGCCAGAAGCAGCGAGTGGCTATGGCCCGGGCCTTGGTGCGAAACCCTCCCGTCCTCATCTTGGATGAAGCCACCAGTGCTCTGGATGCCGAGAGCGAGTACCTG ATCCAGCAGGCCATCCACGGCAACCTGCAGAAGCACACGGTGCTCATCATCGCGCACCGCCTGAGCACCGTGGAGAAGGCACACCTCATCGTGGTGCTGGACAAGGGCCGTGTGGTGCAGCAGGGCACGCACCAGCAGCTGCTGGCCCAGGGCGGCCTCTACGCCAAGCTGGTGCAGCGCCAGATGCTGGGGCTCGAGCCCGCCTCGGACTACACAGCCGGTCACAAGGAGCCACTGGGCAATGGCACTCACAAGGCCTGA